In Diadema setosum chromosome 7, eeDiaSeto1, whole genome shotgun sequence, the DNA window TGTATACTATCCTTGATAACTTTCACGCTTTCAATGTCAGGTTCGACAGGTACGTTCATACATGATAACACTAACTTGTATAAGTCTACAAGATTCTCTTTTAACCATCATTTTGTTCTCTCGTGTGCTTTATGAAAGCTACGCCAAAATACAAACCACTATCACTAAATATCTTACTTGGAATTTATGTTGCAAACTACCTGACCCGAAGGCATCAAAATGAATTAAGTTTAGTTgagctgagaaaaaaaaaaaaaaaactattacaAATAGGAAAAGTTTTTAGTTTACGATTAATAAGCCGGAGGGTGACGAGGAGGAGAGATAGACTTGAGGGGTAAAACATGTAACAATTACAGTCGTATATATCTGCCGGTATAAGGCACAATGATTTCCTCTTTCCCTGTCTTGGCTTCGTACAGAATCGAATCTATCTCAtcccatcacccccccccccccccccccgtggttCTTGCCGATAAATTGAGTTGGTGGAATGTTTCTTGCTGACTTCACGCTTATCAACTTAAacttacagaaaaaaaggaacaagTCAGGCAAGACAATTGAGAAAAGGAGGaatgacatggaaaaaaaaaaaccatgatgAAATAGCCCACAACAAGACATGGAAAAGGAAATAGAAATACAAGTgcataaagaaaacaaagacgAAGATATGAAACGGGaatgggaaagaaaaaacaaacccGGAAATTATAAGGAGGACGATCATAATGAAAAGATTGGGGAAACGGTGTGGAAGTAGCACCATTAACTACTAGTATCTGTTAGCAACTGCATTAACTTATTTAAACGGAAACACgagacaataatgataacagaatATGAAGATCTGATAAAGACCAGATGGCTTCAGCGCACCAGTCTATCTCGGGCCCATGATCGCAGACTGTAAAGCCACGCCCGTGGCACGTGTTCCGCGAACACTGAAACCaacaagcaattaaagtcataTCACGTGGAACTCTGGTGCTTGTATgcaatatacataattatctcGCATTTCCCCCATTTCGTCATAATGCCGATCCCAGAATGTCGAGCTTGTAAAGCGTTATTCTCCCAAAGAAGTCGGTGCTCTCTGCAAAAACAATTTTGACGCTGCTTGCCCTGGTTCCATCTGGAAAATGAAAGATGTGACCGGTGGTTAAGGAAAAGGAGGCCAGATTTTGACCAAGGGTCTTCATcattgtgggaaaaaaaaataattatacaaatacatgtacatccaacATAAGGCGCTGACCTGATGTTGACCGTTGACAGATTATAATTTTCTCGGGAAGATAGAATAAACGGTAACTGGATCAAATCGCCTAGAGTGACTCTTCCCAAGCGCGGTCAAGGGTGTGCCCTACTTTAATGATCAACCTCCGGTCAAGTATACTCGGTCATCTCAAGCTAGCTGACTCACCACCCACGCACCGACCTCTTTCCCCACGCCGAAATTCAGTCATTAACTATTATAGGCCATAGATGGCGCTATGGCGGTACGAACAAAGAAACTGGAAATAAAGTACAGGTACATTATACTAAGTATTACTGTACTGCAATGCATAGTGTAATTTTTATGCTTGCAAGGAATTCAATATTCCCTCACCTATAATTACTCTTCCCTGTAGATTGTCTACACGAGTCATAAAATATTTGGAgtcattttcaaaagtttttattCAGGAAAACAAGCCTAGGTCTTATCAATAGGCTTCTTTGCAACCTATTAGTAGATCTTTTGGGTCAACTTAAGGTGTTGTGGGAGAAgctgtacatatatatgcaaGCATAAGTAAGTCCATAAGGATGTGAAATCAGCTCTTCAGTCACAAATTAATTTttccacaacaacaacaacaacaacaaacacaacaacaacaattatatataaatacaacTGTAACTGACAGTGGTGACAATGATAGTAATTAAGAtaaaggtgatgatgatgatcatgataataataataataataattgctgtatgaataataatagtaataataataataataataataataataataataataataataataataataatgataataataataataataataatttgtaatgacaataataacaataacaataaatgtTAAATCCTTACTAAAGGCAAATCGTTTTGCTGTTTCTTCAAATAAAAGATAGAGGCATCCTACGAGATTACTGCAGTAAGAACTGCTGGATTTCTCAAGCTTTTCCACTTAATGCCTTAAATTATACTTTCCTTTtacatcatttcaaatgtacttttcatcaaatgaaaataattagcATTTGaacacagagaaagagagagagagtgagaagaTCCAACATCATGTTCTAGCACAATAAAAGTTCACCAGCTTCTGAGTGCATGAAACATACAACAAAAAACCCTTTGCAATTATTAAATCTCTATCAACATTATACAGGATCCAACAGGTTTCTGCATGATATGGACTAAGCATGGAAATATCACAATTTACAGAAGAATTCACCTAAAACATATGTatattcagtgaatgcagaaatggtAGAATACATCACTGAAACTTGAGAAATATTAGACAATCTGTATTTTCAAAGTTCTGATTAAATACCACCAGATgaagactacaacaatttgTGGTGCTACAGTAGTCAGACAGTaggaagagatagaaagaaaaaactgaccagaaacaaatgagATACAACTTGTAGTGAAatctttgagcaaagaaaatgggtttccattGGGATCCcaatgaaaacccattttctttgctcaaaattttcactatatatatatatatatatatatatatatttggctTCTCCTGGATAATTTTgcatatgtgagatatgagaaaggaaggagaaatcagtgcgtagctttgacatcattattcctcttactgttcctccttttcggaaaagcgcaagagttgaaaaattggtctccgccgggactcgaacccgggtctttggcatggaacgccaacgccttaaccgctcggccacggagacgtcatagcgGTTCAGGCAGACCCAAGATCGAATACCCGACGGACCAACCTTTCAATTCTTTGACTTTATGCACACGTTCCTTTTTGGGGCAGAGAGTTATGAATAATAACCAGCCGTGTGCCTCAGCTGGATCTTCTAATGAGATTCACGTAGCGGTGAATTGGGATAATGTTTTTGTGAAAGAAGTCACCACTACAACAGCTTTTTGGCTTCTCCTGGATAATTTTgcatatgtgagatatgagaaaggaaggagaaatcggtgcgtagctttgacatcattattcctcttactgttcctccttttcggaaaagcgcaagagttgaaaaattggtctccgccgggactcgaacccgggtctttggcatggaacgccaacgccttaaccgctcggccacggagacgtcatagcgGTTCAGGCAGACCCAAGATCGAATACCCGACGGACCAACCTTTCAACTCTTTGACTTTATGAACACGTTCCTTTTTGGGGCAGAGAGTTATGAATAATAACCAGCCGCGTGCCTCAGCTGGATCTTCTAATGAGATTCACGTAGCGGTGAATTGGGATAATGTTTTTGTGAAAGAAGTCACCACTACAACAGCTTTTTGGCTTCTCCTGGATAATTTTgcatatgtgagatatgagaaaggaaggagaaatcggtgcgtagctttgacatcattattcctcttactgttcctccttttcggaaaagcgcaagagttgaaaaattggtctccgccgggactcgaacccgggtctttggcatggaacgccaacgccttaaccgctcggccacggagacgtcatagcgGTTCAGGCAGACCCAAGATCGAATACCCGACGGACCAACCTTTCAACTCTTTGACTTTATGCACatatgcacatatatatatatatattcaatgagaagtacacattccctggaCTTATTACCACCATATTCTATCAGGGACAATAATATCACAAGGCAGGGGTAGATTAAActggaatgaaacccaaatatacatgtgcagtattagtagaactcATCAGTGAAAGTAAAATTGAATATAATGTAAATTCCATAGATATCATTgcatatgaaaagtacacattgaCTCCACTTGTTACTGGCATACAAATGTCATAGCTattattatttcccctgctttctgaaaaggTACAGTAAGTCTAGTACTCTTTCATTGTGTtaagaaagtgaaaaaatattgaattgttttcatattttctttacattattttccATATGTGACAACATGCTCTgtagtagttttctcatccacTGGTGGCAGTGCTTTCAAGCTTTCattgacgtgttctactaatattgctgcattcactcctTCCACACATATAATTGAGTTTCCATcccttatatgtatatatttggaGTAAATTTTCCTTTAAAGATGGACAATGTAGTACAAGAATGAGTACTAATCTACACTACAGATCGGAATGCAAGGCAATGTCTACTGTCACATTACacagacacagaaaaaaaaaaaacctacaaacacacacagacacacaaaagtcgcacacactgattctGTGTGAGGACAGAAAAtaggtaaaatgggtcaactcagtcaatcttgagtttttccaattttctgaaagagcaagtcttcttcttctacattacactgaagtttgggatcataaaactaacagaaaattgtgtttttagcagttttcccttgaacactttttggtagaatagtgtgattaggtgtgtccctttttatttcttaaaaaccctgtccatataCCTTCACTTTCGACTCTAATAACTTcggaaaggataatgctactacttttaaagttggcattgatcatctccagaatgtgttaataaaagatgcttaatttcagtttgatttgataatcccttcatttttgtcgctccagtggtttacttcctgctttcactttttttttttgttctatcaGTCCaacttagtaaagattaagcacttgaatagaccctgtacttcacagcctcttttctcagttcacactttcaaAAGTATGTGCTTTCTGTCCAATACTAGGAAAGGTTAGGAGAgttccatttgaattgagttatacatcattttaaagcttaaagtctgctcttttagaatctgcttttaactgaaaatccatgtctggtaactttttgttggttttgtgatgcaaggccACATATTTGTAACGCTTTATAAATGATTACTGAATACAGAATGGTACAACATTTTTTAGATTAGAGAGTGTGACAAAACACACTCTCATCATTATAAACAGTAAACTGTAATCATTAGCAAAAAGTCTGCTTTATCCAAAGAATTTGTGGATATGATTAATGGTGTTATAATTCTAATGAGACAGTGCCAATTTTGGACAGACGATTTTTAAGCATATAATGGGGTGTACATGTgcttgtctatgtgtgtgtcaGTCTTAGTACTtgtgatagtgtgtgtgtgtgtgtgtgtttcagtctttccttctctttcctgCTGTAAGGCATTACCCAGATACTCCAAATCAAAGGATATCTGTAGTGTGTTGTCATCCTTTGGGTAGAAGTCCATAACTTTGCTGGCGTCACCACCTGGCAGACTTCCCTCCACCCAGCAGGTCTTGCTGGCAAAGCCACCCTGGAACTGCAGATGGAGTTCCTTCAGGTAACTGGGTTCCTGGAACTCCACATAAACCCACTGAGGCTTGCCCTAAGGATCAAATCAGATGACCAAAATGTGTAGCTTCATTTCCATAGACTAAAATTCATCATGCAATAAACCTCACTATACCATGTTGAATACTTCATGCAAAATTCTGGCATGTAAAGATACTAACTGTAATTGCATGCAGCATTGATATAGACATTATTCAGCATCTATTGGCAGTGAAGAAATATGTTTTCCTTTATTCAtagacaaaataatgcaaataagaatgatagtTAAACATTGCAACAGTAACAATCGCCTGTCTATTATAATAAATACTACTTTGAATATACAATTATTTTTACTACATACAAGTACAATCGTGAAATATCAAGATTATATGTCAATCCCAAACCATACCTGATCTGAGTTCCAACATGTTTCCTCATTGTTATCAAAGAGGAACTTCTTGCCGAATTGCTTGACATCCCTGTTTAAAACTGAGCTGACActgcaaacaaaaagaaatggtaaTAGCATTAAGATGatttgtgacagtgcacctcaaaacgaacataaagtcgcacacactgattttgcgtgaggactgaaaataagtgaaatgggtcaacctacccgaacttgactttttcatattttctgaaagagcgggtcttcttttacattatgctaaaatttggtatcataaaacgggcaggaaagtgtgttttttagcagtttatctcgaacatttttggtagaatagtgtgattaggtgtgtctttagaatccctttttcatttctgaaaaaccttgtccacactcttcactttcaactctaataacttttgaaaggatagtgctactgcttttaaagttggcattgattatggacagaatgtgttaatgaggcatgcttaatttcagtctaatctgataatcccttcattgttgttactctggtggtttacttcctgttttttgtcccattcatcgcacagctagcacggtttggtaaagattaagcgcttgaatagacactgtacttcagagcctcttttctcagttcacacttttcctgagtttgcgatttctttccaatatttagataggttaggagagtccatttgatttgagttatacatcattttaaagcttaaagtctgctctttcagaatatggccttatctaaaaattcatgtctggcgactttttgtttgttttgagatgcagggtcacatttaacaACAGAGTGAAGAGAAGACTGATAATGATATAGACCGTACTACTAcaactacagctgtacatagaAAATATAGAAATCTAGTATAGTATAGCTTAGACTTCTACTCGTTCTAGGCCTAGACTCGAGTCGAATGTTGTTCAATCTTCAACAACTCAAGCATTAATGAGGCAAGTCCACTAATCTTATTAATTACCAACGATTAGGCCCTACTAATTTTTACTAGGGAGGGTCTACCCTGGCCCTTCAAGGCAAGGAGATTTCACGAATCAGGACTTAATTTTACTTACTTACGTACTAGGGGCCTACTTGGGTTAACTATACCCAGCCCAGTCAATATTTGGGTTCACTTGGCCAGTTGGGTGTAGATACGTAAATCATCTGCTTATTTGTGCCCCTCGATGACTTGTTGACTTAAAACAACGAGTctgtatatcttttgataatgtagtcgattttctgaatttcaaTCACATAAGAAGAATCGAGAATGTCTCATCACAGGCTAGTCTATACAGCATATAACTTTTATGTTTGAAAAGAGTCGTCGACTCGTCGAATTGCATATATAGaatgtctaacgttaggccctaacTGTTACTCATTTTGAAATACACAAgaacatacaaaaatgtaagcATATGGGACTACAACGTGTCATTCCCGCGAGCGATCCCGTTAGCTACAAATTTATTCTAGCAAAATTGGTCCATCACAGGTTCTTAAGTACGACAAAATAATGACAAGCTACGAGAAGATATGGGCTATAAATGGTTCTGTTAAGTGAATTGTGTATATATGTCGTGGCATGACTACATTCTTACCGTGAAGTCACAGCTGTTTGGGTCAAGGAAGCTGCCATGTTTGGCTACTCGAAGCGATTAGACAATCACCAAAGTTACGTGAGAAGTTTGGAAAAGTAATCTATTTatgttatttgtaaaattaagtataattttataattattatccgTAAAAGTAACTTTTTAGTAGAGaaaatatctttgtttgtaaaaaaaaagaaaaagattagTATATTCTCATCTTTTGGGTAAATTGGCAACTTGGGAGCAGACTACATACCCGATCCGATCGACCCTGTCACTGTAACTGTACTGGAGTGGAAGGAACACACGTTGCAAAGCGAGGGTGCAAAACATCAATGGCACTCAGTGGTAGTGTCGGGAACTCACAAACGGATAGTAAAATTCATAAACTAATGACACCAGTTTTATCTCTGCGAATTCGCCCGCTGTCCCTTCTTATATTCAAGTACAGCATGCCAAAGAAGAAGTCCAGCTCGGATGTCTTGAAAAGGGTTCGTAGTCTTAAAGTTTTAGCTAGCCTCTTCATTTTTGGACATCAATGGAATTTGACATCATTTACTGACTGAATCAAATGGGGATAGAAGGCAAAAAGAGGTGTGTTTTACTAACCTCGACTAACAGTTAACAGTTTTGTAATACGTACTACAACTGATCCTAATACTAGTTTCTATTAAATTAAATATATTGATTAGTAAAATTTAGAATAGTATTAGTAGTTTGTTCATCAATCAATCGAGAGTACGGTCAGTAACTAACCCATCTTAAAAAACTCTTAGTAGGTCCCAGTAGACAGTTgcaagtaggccctactgtaactatacacagccctgtcgctgtacacaagtgtaagtcgCGACGCACggggtctggtcgggctagcccTTGAGGGTCCATACCATGTACATTCTTCAAAGGCATTCCTGATGGAGAGTAATCTTTTTTATTGATAAATGATACACTTGTTACAAGGTGAGTTATGTAGGGTACTGCAGACAATATTATTTGGACAATACAactattataaaatgggctttagaatctgtgcaatctgattggtcaattatgCATTGATTTTGACTGATCCACACTAAGCCATGCATCTGGTGAAATCCAAACGCATGGCCATGCGTCCAGTAAAATCCCAACGtatggctcaagtcttgtatagtgtTTTAGGTATTCCGGACGCATAATGGGGGAAATTGGTtaaaatatatttcatgaatttacgggaCCATTTTAtgacacaaatgatgcacaggcctatttcatgGAACAGTGAGAATGGGATGCTCTcatttaactttggaacagtctaaaagTAAAACCCACTTGCTGCACTCGTGAGTTTAAACAGAActttccaaagttaaactcgcgcatccaattctcgCCGatcactctgtcctgtgcatcatttgtatactaggCCCGTTTCTAGACCCTAGTACTAGGCGGGGGAgatagtgaaaaaaacaacaacaaaatctggCATATTTGATCAATCCAAAGTGGCAAACTAC includes these proteins:
- the LOC140230758 gene encoding nuclear receptor 2C2-associated protein-like encodes the protein MAASLTQTAVTSRVSSVLNRDVKQFGKKFLFDNNEETCWNSDQGKPQWVYVEFQEPSYLKELHLQFQGGFASKTCWVEGSLPGGDASKVMDFYPKDDNTLQIFHFPDGTRASSVKIVFAESTDFFGRITLYKLDILGSAL